A genomic window from Xyrauchen texanus isolate HMW12.3.18 chromosome 31, RBS_HiC_50CHRs, whole genome shotgun sequence includes:
- the LOC127624946 gene encoding zinc finger protein 271-like gives MFIMREQVDVIHAGEQQMLQTPVKIEVKQEIKEEITTEEQLSDDDDDDEQQMLQTPVKIEVKQEEIKEENTTEEQQTDEDDDDEQQLLQTPVKQEEIKEENTTEEQQTDDDDDEQQMLQTPVKMCSVKLLDCRNLMKMRGETTAVVQQRDDETTAEEQQSDDDEDDFMPSELMEVREEHEELKELEEEQHDFITGGKSLSGSKTEDNFSPKNPQKTAKKSFTCSQCGTCFTCKNKLNIHMRVHTGEKPYTCHQCGKGFAYATSFKSHHICHSEEKSFECDKCGKTFFLAQYLKTHLKTHRNEKPYKCSFCEKCFAHVSYLKKHQKIHTGVAAHVCFECGKTFITSGNLKRHKIFHTGEKPYKCSHCGKSFTQSENLKLHNRIHTGEKPYKCSHCEKSFTVAQSLKSHNRIHTGEKPYKCSHCGKSFTQSENLKLHNRIHTGEKPYKCSHCGKSFTQSVNLKKHERFHTGEKPYKCSHCEKSFTQSENLKLHNRTHTGEKPYKCSHCGKSFTQSVNLKKHERFHTGEKPYKCSHCEKSFTRSEHLKRHERIHTGEKPYKCSHCEKSFTESKNLKRHERIHTGEKPYKCSHCEKSFTQSENLKRHERIHTGEKPYKCSHCEKSFTESKNLKSHNRIHTGEKPYKCSHCEKSFTQSKNLKTHERIHTGAKPYKCSHCEKSFTRSENLKRHERFHTGEKPYKCSHCEKSFTVAQSLKSHNRIHTGEKPYKCSHCEKSFTQSVNLKKHERFHTGEKPYKCSPCEKSCTESKNLKIHERIHTGEKPYKCSHCGKSFTRSEHLKRHERIHTGEKPYKCSHCGKRFTESKNLKIHERIHTGEKPYKCSHCEKSFTQSENMKRHERIHTGEKPYKCSHCEKSFTESKNLKSHNRFHTGEKPYKCSHCEKSFTQSVNLKTHKRIHTGEKPYKGSHCEKSFTQSHQLKTHERIHNGE, from the exons atgttcatcatgagagagcaggtggatgtgattcatgctggagaacagcagatgctgcagacaccagtgaagattgaagtgaagcaggagataaaagaagaaatcacaacagaggaacaactcagtgatgatgatgatgatgatgaacagcagatgctgcagacaccagtgaagattgaagtgaagcaggaagagataaaagaagaaaatacaacagaagaacaacagactgatgaagatgatgatgatgaacagcagctgctgcagacaccagtgaagcaggaagagataaaagaagaaaatacaacagaagaacaacagactgatgatgatgatgatgaacagcagatgctgcagacaccagtgaagatgtgttcagtgaagctgctggactgcaggaacctgatgaagatgagaggagaaaccacagcTGTGGTACAACAGCGTGATGatgaaaccacagcagaggaacaacagagtgatgatgatgaagatgattttATGCCTTCAG agctgatggaagtaAGAGAAGAACACGAAGAGCTGAAGGAACTGGAGGAGGAACAGCATGATTTCATAACGGGAGGAAAATCTTTAAGTGGCTCAAAGACAGAAGACAATTTCTCACCTAAAAATCCTCAAAAAACAGCCAAGaaatctttcacctgctctcagtgtggaacatgtttcacatgtaaaaacaaacttaatatacacatgagagttcatactggagagaaaccttacacatgccatcagtgtggaaaaggttTTGCATATGCAACCAGTTTCAAGAGTCATCACATTTGTCACTCTGAAGAAAAGTCATTtgaatgtgataagtgtggtaaaacattttttctgGCACAGTACCTAAAAACACATCTGAAAACTCACagaaatgagaagccttacaagtgttcattttGTGAAAAGTGTTTTGCACATGTGTCCTATTTGAaaaagcaccagaaaatacataccgGTGTGGCGGCTCAtgtgtgctttgaatgtgggaagaccTTTATTACATCCGGCAACTTGAAACGGCACAAAAtatttcatactggagagaaaccatacaagtgttcacactgtggaaagagtttcactcagtcagaaaaCCTGAAATTACACAatagaattcatactggagagaaaccatacaagtgctcacactgtgaaaagagtttcactgtgGCACAAAGCTTGAAATCACACAatagaattcatactggagagaaaccttacaagtgctcacactgtggaaagagtttcactcagtcagaaaaCCTGAAATTACACAatagaattcatactggagagaaaccatacaagtgctcacactgtggaaagagtttcactcagtcagtaaacctgaaaaaacatgagagatttcatactggagagaaaccttacaagtgctcacactgtgaaaagagtttcactcagtcagaaaaCCTGAAATTACACAATAGaactcatactggagagaaaccatacaagtgctcacactgtggaaagagtttcactcagtcagtaaacctgaaaaaacatgagagatttcatactggagagaaaccatacaagtgctcacactgtgaaaagagtttcactcggtcagaacacctgaaaagacatgagagaattcatactggagagaaaccatacaagtgctcacactgtgaaaagagtttcactgagTCAAAAAACCTGAAaagacatgagagaattcatactggagagaaaccatacaagtgttcacactgtgaaaagagtttcactcagtcagaaaacctgaaaagacatgagagaattcatactggagagaaaccatacaagtgttcacactgtgaaaagagtttcactgagtcaaaaaacctgaaatcacacaatagaattcatactggagagaaaccatacaagtgctcacactgtgaaaagagtttcacacagtcaaaaaacctgaaaacacacgagagaattcatactggagcgaaaccttacaagtgctcacactgtgaaaagagtttcactcggtcagAAAACCTGAAAAGACACGAGAgatttcatactggagagaagccttacaagtgctcacactgtgaaaagagtttcactgtgGCACAAAGCTTGAAATCACACAatagaattcatactggagagaaaccatacaagtgctcacactgtgaaaagagtttcactcagtcagtaaacttgaaaaaacatgagagatttcatactggagagaaaccttacaagtgctcacccTGTGAAAAGAGTTGCACTGAGTCAAAAAACCTGAAaatacacgagagaattcatactggagagaaaccatacaagtgttcacactgtggaaagagtttcactcggtcagaacacctgaaaagacatgagagaattcatactggagagaaaccatacaagtgctcacactgtggaaagagattCACTGAGTCAAAAAAcctgaaaatacatgagagaattcatactggagagaaaccatacaagtgctcacactgtgaaaagagtttcactcagtcagaaaacatgaaaagacatgagagaattcatactggagagaaaccatacaagtgctc